One window from the genome of Ammoniphilus sp. CFH 90114 encodes:
- the rlmN gene encoding 23S rRNA (adenine(2503)-C(2))-methyltransferase RlmN, with protein MAKLDKKERNGDIQLKPLIYDLRLEKLQAWLEANGEKAFRAGQIFDWLYVKRVDSFEDMSNLSKALRDKLQASFHLAGLKEITRQESADGTIKILFSLHDGHAIETVVMRHNYGNSICVTTQVGCRIGCTFCASTLGGLKRNLTSGEIVSQVLMAQKVLDQEEQRASHIVVMGIGEPFENFEALLDFLYVVNHDKGLNIGQRHITVSTSGIVPKIYEWADDMNQFNLAISLHAPNTEIRSRLMPVNRRFPLSDLMDACRYYVNKTGRRITFEYGLFGGVNDQVEHAQELATLISGINCHINLIPVNYVPERDYVRTPRDDIFAFQRTLQKRGINATIRREHGSDIAAACGQLRAQHAKNQKESAEVPKVEQAEELTR; from the coding sequence ATGGCAAAGCTAGATAAAAAAGAAAGAAATGGTGATATTCAATTGAAACCATTAATTTATGATCTACGACTTGAAAAATTGCAGGCTTGGCTAGAAGCCAATGGTGAGAAAGCGTTCCGGGCTGGTCAGATATTTGATTGGCTTTATGTCAAGAGAGTGGACAGCTTTGAGGATATGAGTAATTTATCGAAGGCGTTGCGAGATAAGTTGCAGGCTTCGTTTCACTTAGCAGGTCTAAAAGAAATAACACGACAAGAGTCTGCAGATGGAACGATTAAGATATTGTTTTCATTGCACGACGGTCATGCTATTGAAACTGTGGTGATGAGACATAACTACGGAAATAGTATTTGTGTTACAACTCAGGTAGGATGTCGGATTGGTTGTACTTTTTGCGCCTCTACCCTAGGAGGACTAAAGAGAAATCTTACTTCCGGTGAAATCGTTTCACAAGTACTCATGGCTCAGAAGGTGCTCGATCAAGAAGAACAGAGGGCAAGTCATATCGTTGTAATGGGCATCGGGGAACCTTTTGAGAACTTTGAAGCGCTACTTGATTTTCTCTATGTAGTTAATCATGACAAGGGCTTGAATATCGGACAACGTCATATTACCGTGTCAACGAGTGGTATCGTTCCAAAGATATATGAATGGGCAGATGATATGAATCAGTTTAACTTAGCCATCTCCCTCCATGCCCCGAATACGGAGATCCGCTCTCGCCTCATGCCAGTTAATCGAAGATTTCCCTTGTCTGACTTGATGGATGCATGTAGGTATTATGTGAATAAGACGGGACGTAGGATTACTTTTGAATATGGTCTGTTTGGTGGAGTCAATGACCAAGTGGAACACGCCCAAGAGCTTGCTACCTTAATCAGCGGCATTAACTGTCACATCAATCTTATTCCTGTCAACTATGTACCGGAGCGGGATTATGTGCGGACTCCTCGTGATGATATTTTTGCTTTCCAACGGACGCTTCAGAAACGAGGCATTAATGCCACGATTCGTCGGGAACATGGAAGTGATATTGCAGCGGCTTGTGGTCAATTAAGAGCCCAACATGCAAAAAATCAAAAGGAATCAGCAGAAGTACCTAAAGTGGAACAGGCAGAGGAATTGACGAGGTGA
- the rsgA gene encoding ribosome small subunit-dependent GTPase A codes for MPEGRIIKALSGYYYVLDGQSIWQCRARGLFKKKGITPLVGDWVEYDQESNEEGYIQSVGERTTELVRPPIANVDQAVLVFSLAQPAMSHLLLDKFLVHTESAGVRSIICLSKADLAEDEIDEIEQLYQRIGYEVLVTSKYSDQGIAKLREMLQGHITVLAGQSGVGKSTLLNALFPGSNLQTGEVSERLRRGKHTTRHVELIPVEGGFVADTPGFSQLDFFEIEPVDLSYYYLEMKPYIPDCKFRGCTHLSEPKCAVREALELGMIAPSRYESYKQFIQEIKDKKRRY; via the coding sequence ATGCCTGAAGGTAGGATTATTAAGGCATTAAGCGGCTATTATTACGTTTTGGATGGACAATCGATTTGGCAGTGCAGGGCTCGCGGCTTATTTAAGAAAAAGGGAATTACACCGTTAGTTGGCGATTGGGTGGAATATGATCAGGAAAGCAACGAGGAAGGATATATTCAATCTGTTGGAGAACGTACCACCGAACTGGTTCGTCCTCCAATAGCCAATGTGGATCAGGCTGTTTTGGTTTTTTCCCTAGCTCAACCTGCTATGAGTCATTTGTTATTGGATAAGTTCTTAGTGCATACGGAATCAGCAGGAGTTAGGTCCATTATTTGTCTTTCTAAGGCTGATCTTGCGGAAGATGAAATTGATGAGATTGAACAGTTATACCAGAGGATTGGATATGAAGTATTGGTGACGAGTAAGTACTCTGATCAAGGAATAGCGAAGCTAAGAGAAATGCTTCAAGGACATATTACGGTATTGGCTGGACAATCTGGTGTAGGAAAATCTACTCTATTGAACGCCTTGTTCCCTGGTTCCAACCTGCAAACAGGGGAAGTAAGTGAGCGGTTAAGAAGAGGAAAGCATACGACTAGACATGTAGAGTTAATTCCTGTGGAAGGAGGCTTCGTAGCAGATACTCCAGGTTTTAGCCAACTAGATTTCTTTGAAATCGAACCAGTTGATTTGAGCTATTATTACCTTGAGATGAAGCCTTATATTCCAGATTGCAAATTTCGAGGATGTACCCATCTAAGCGAACCTAAATGTGCGGTTAGGGAGGCACTCGAACTTGGGATGATCGCACCATCTCGCTACGAAAGCTATAAGCAATTCATTCAAGAAATCAAAGATAAAAAGCGGAGGTATTGA
- a CDS encoding Stp1/IreP family PP2C-type Ser/Thr phosphatase, translating to MQAAYKTHIGCVRAFNEDTGAVVIVENGYLVAIVADGMGGHQAGDVASLMAVDIVKMELSDLPKNMGPEEAIDRLDRAILKANDAIYSYSKSHDDCHGMGTTVAACLVNKEWLVVGHIGDSRIYRISGEQITQLTEDHSLVNELLKNGQISKEEAATHPQKNILIRALGTDHDVDVELKALEWEPGDRLLLCSDGLSNKISPQGILDIVKRVNTPEEAVEELVEEALRAGGEDNITAIVVADKDNPPSEGSEVSG from the coding sequence ATGCAAGCAGCCTACAAAACACATATTGGCTGTGTTAGAGCCTTTAATGAGGATACTGGTGCGGTTGTCATAGTAGAAAATGGATACTTGGTCGCCATTGTCGCCGACGGAATGGGTGGACATCAAGCAGGGGATGTAGCTAGCCTTATGGCCGTAGACATCGTGAAGATGGAGCTTTCGGACTTGCCTAAGAATATGGGTCCGGAAGAAGCTATTGATCGCTTAGACCGCGCGATTCTTAAAGCGAATGACGCAATATACAGCTATTCCAAAAGCCACGATGACTGCCATGGTATGGGGACCACGGTAGCAGCTTGTCTAGTGAATAAGGAATGGCTTGTAGTCGGCCATATTGGGGATAGTCGAATTTATCGCATTTCTGGGGAACAGATTACTCAATTGACGGAAGATCATTCTTTGGTTAATGAACTTTTAAAAAACGGTCAAATCTCTAAAGAAGAGGCAGCCACCCATCCTCAAAAAAATATCTTGATCCGAGCTCTTGGAACGGATCATGATGTGGATGTAGAGCTCAAGGCATTGGAGTGGGAGCCGGGAGATCGTCTACTTCTTTGTTCCGATGGTTTGTCTAATAAGATATCCCCTCAAGGTATTCTGGATATCGTTAAGCGTGTCAACACACCAGAGGAAGCGGTCGAGGAACTGGTCGAGGAAGCCTTGCGTGCCGGTGGAGAAGACAACATCACGGCCATCGTCGTTGCTGATAAGGATAATCCTCCTTCTGAAGGAAGTGAGGTGTCTGGATGA
- the pknB gene encoding Stk1 family PASTA domain-containing Ser/Thr kinase, which translates to MIGKRLGGRYEVEQRIGGGGMAVVYKAHDNLLNRTVALKILRSQFGHDDDFIGRFRREAQAAASLSHPNVVNVYDVGEEDDIQYIVMEYIEGLTLKELIIQKGKLDVEQAVHIAIQICDALEHAHHNHIIHRDIKPHNILIGSRGRVKVTDFGIARAVTSATITHTGSVIGSVHYFSPEQARGGISGEKSDLYSLGIVLYEMVTGQVPFSGDSPISVALKHLQENIIPPRELNPDIPQSLENVMLRALVKDPLHRYQSAKEMQRDLRTCLNPERLNEPPLVIEHDDDESTRVIPAITPEMMKQMEGKELFDEDDHRNSHRREGEKEKKPRKWVKSIAWISFLSAFFIAALYGFNFLIGIFYVPEVVTPRVEGMYLEEAVKVLKQKDLGYVIQERFNDEVPRDMVIRQTPPPSMRVKQKSEITLFVSKGQQQISMPDLVGLPERHIELQLEKFSKVNIERKPSNEYATGIVMAQEPGAGEMVTPSQTNVLISISSGKETVLMPELIGLTLEQAESVLVKNGLKKGKVKLEPSYVKKGIVFRQYPFQPGSQASPGAEIELAVSSGFPTDAKTVSEPVLVLLGDHPAADILILVTDARGKDIELVRRTIRQSDTFDVEVVLSPSQDATITIYKDGSLLEKRNIQYADVP; encoded by the coding sequence ATGATCGGAAAGCGCCTTGGCGGTCGGTACGAAGTAGAACAGAGAATCGGCGGCGGGGGTATGGCTGTCGTTTACAAGGCTCATGATAATCTTCTTAATCGTACGGTGGCCCTCAAGATCTTGAGATCCCAGTTTGGACATGATGATGATTTTATTGGCAGGTTTCGTCGAGAAGCTCAAGCAGCGGCTAGTCTTTCCCATCCCAATGTGGTGAATGTTTATGATGTGGGGGAAGAAGACGACATCCAATACATTGTCATGGAGTATATTGAAGGGTTAACTCTGAAAGAACTCATTATCCAAAAAGGAAAACTAGATGTTGAACAAGCCGTACATATCGCTATTCAGATATGTGATGCGCTAGAGCATGCCCATCACAACCATATCATTCACCGAGATATTAAGCCTCACAATATTTTGATTGGTTCTAGGGGAAGGGTTAAAGTAACGGACTTTGGTATTGCTCGTGCTGTCACTTCTGCTACGATCACCCATACGGGCTCCGTCATTGGTTCTGTTCATTATTTTTCTCCAGAACAGGCGAGAGGTGGCATTAGTGGAGAGAAGTCAGACCTTTATTCCTTAGGTATTGTGCTGTATGAGATGGTGACAGGACAAGTGCCGTTTTCTGGTGATTCTCCGATAAGCGTTGCACTTAAGCACCTCCAAGAAAACATTATTCCACCGCGGGAGTTGAATCCTGATATCCCTCAGAGTCTGGAAAATGTAATGCTAAGAGCTTTAGTGAAGGATCCTCTTCATCGTTATCAATCGGCTAAGGAGATGCAGAGAGATCTACGCACTTGCCTAAATCCGGAACGATTGAATGAACCACCCTTAGTTATAGAACATGACGATGATGAATCTACGCGGGTTATTCCAGCGATTACGCCAGAAATGATGAAACAAATGGAAGGCAAGGAGCTGTTTGATGAAGACGATCACAGAAACAGTCATCGTCGTGAAGGGGAAAAGGAAAAGAAACCTCGTAAATGGGTGAAATCTATTGCCTGGATCAGCTTTTTATCTGCTTTCTTCATCGCTGCTCTATATGGGTTTAATTTTCTAATAGGTATCTTTTATGTACCTGAAGTTGTCACGCCCAGGGTAGAAGGGATGTATTTAGAAGAAGCGGTAAAAGTTCTGAAGCAAAAGGACCTTGGCTACGTTATTCAAGAACGATTTAACGATGAAGTACCAAGGGATATGGTGATTAGACAGACCCCTCCGCCTAGTATGAGGGTCAAACAAAAATCAGAGATCACGTTATTTGTAAGCAAGGGACAACAGCAAATTTCGATGCCAGATTTAGTAGGGTTACCTGAACGCCACATTGAACTGCAGCTTGAGAAATTTTCCAAAGTGAATATTGAGCGCAAGCCGAGTAATGAATATGCAACAGGGATCGTAATGGCACAGGAACCAGGAGCTGGAGAAATGGTAACTCCTTCTCAAACCAATGTACTCATATCTATAAGTTCCGGTAAAGAAACGGTCCTTATGCCTGAGTTAATTGGACTCACATTAGAACAGGCAGAATCGGTGCTGGTTAAGAATGGTTTAAAAAAAGGCAAGGTGAAACTCGAGCCTAGCTATGTGAAAAAAGGGATTGTATTTAGGCAGTACCCTTTTCAGCCAGGAAGTCAAGCGTCTCCCGGTGCCGAAATCGAACTTGCGGTGAGTAGTGGATTCCCAACGGATGCTAAGACGGTTTCTGAGCCTGTTCTGGTACTCTTGGGAGATCACCCTGCTGCTGATATATTAATCCTGGTGACGGATGCAAGAGGGAAGGATATTGAATTGGTAAGAAGAACGATTCGTCAATCTGATACGTTTGATGTAGAGGTTGTTCTGTCACCCTCCCAAGATGCTACGATCACTATTTATAAAGACGGGAGTCTACTGGAAAAACGGAATATCCAATATGCGGATGTTCCTTGA